A region of the Candidatus Giovannonibacteria bacterium genome:
TCTCCAAAAAAAACCACCGCGCCGCGTCCACACCGACTTCTTTCAACAAATCGTCCAAAGTTACAAATTCTCCTGTTCTTTTAGACATCCGCACCTCCTTGCCGCCGCTCGTAAGCCGCACCAGCTGTAGCACCCTAATGTTAAGTCTTTCTGGATTAACACTTAACGCTTCAATTCCTTTTTTCATTCTTTCAACGTAACCATAATGATCCGCCCCCCAAACGTTAATCGCCAGATCAAACTTTCTTTTTATGAATTTATCGTAGTGGTACGCCAAGTCCGCCAAAAAATAAGCATATTCCTGATTTGATTTAACGACTACGGCGTCCCCCAGCCATAACGCTCCTTCTCTTTCTTTTAATGCATTTTTTTTATTTAAAAATTCCAATGTTTTTTTAAGTTCTCCCTTTTTGCGCATATCCGCTTCCGAAAACCAGACATCAAATTCAATGCCGGCTTTTTTGAGAGATTTTTTGATTTCTCCTAGCAAAATTTTTGCCGCGGCTTCCGCCGTTTTGCCTTTTAGTTTCTTTATGTAATCGCCCTTGTAATATTCTTCTTTCGCCGGTCCGCCAGCCAGCACTTTGCCCGCCGCCGCTAAAATAGACTCGCCCAAAATTCTTATCTGGTTCCCGGCATCGTTAATATAGTACTCTCGCGTAACTTTATGCCCCACTGCCTCCAAAACATTCGCCAGCGCGTCTCCGTAAAACCCGCCTCGCCCGTTGGCCATTGTTAATGGCCCGGTGGGATTTGCCGAAACGAATTCGATATTTATCTTTTTTATCTTGGTCGAAAAACTCTCGGATAAAAATTTTAGGTGTGGGCGCGCGCCTGCCCGTCTTCGGGCAGGTAGGGATAAGAAATTTTTAGATGAGAGTTTTTTGACCAACGCCCCGCGCGAAATAAAAAAATTCAAAAATCCCGGACCGGCGATATCTATTTTTTCAACCCACTTAGCAATCCGATTGCTAAGTAACTTATTTTTCAAATCCTCCGCGACATCGCGCG
Encoded here:
- a CDS encoding arginine--tRNA ligase; translated protein: MLRSQIRKGIESVTPPGAVFSAEKPDNPEHGDYSSNIALVLAKELGKNPRDVAEDLKNKLLSNRIAKWVEKIDIAGPGFLNFFISRGALVKKLSSKNFLSLPARRRAGARPHLKFLSESFSTKIKKINIEFVSANPTGPLTMANGRGGFYGDALANVLEAVGHKVTREYYINDAGNQIRILGESILAAAGKVLAGGPAKEEYYKGDYIKKLKGKTAEAAAKILLGEIKKSLKKAGIEFDVWFSEADMRKKGELKKTLEFLNKKNALKEREGALWLGDAVVVKSNQEYAYFLADLAYHYDKFIKRKFDLAINVWGADHYGYVERMKKGIEALSVNPERLNIRVLQLVRLTSGGKEVRMSKRTGEFVTLDDLLKEVGVDAARWFFLERSPDTHMDFDLDLAKERNKKNPVYYVQYAHARACSILKKGGQSKKVDLNLLTQPEELTLIKKILQLTEIIEDTAEDYQAHRLPRYAYELAKTFTNFYEKHHVVDSKNPELTQARLFLVSAAQKTIKTTLSLMGIAAPEKM